A part of Leptospira wolffii serovar Khorat str. Khorat-H2 genomic DNA contains:
- a CDS encoding HTTM domain-containing protein: MGSTPNLLDRLRFGLHKTSPAWSLGAFRFGFGILLFALVLRYLYHGWVAKYFLEPEFHFKYFGFSWVPVFPGWILYPIFIILCIAALGICLGVLFRTSVLIYLIGFVYFNLLDVSTYLNHYYLIALLLWILLWTEANSCFSVAHFLATYRKGRWSIPRVPNWNLYLLRFQIGCVYFFGGIAKLVPDWILDAQPLRIWLVRSTDFPLIGSFFSYPIAGYIFSYGGIVFDLLVPFCLLKSKLRPWAYGFVLIFHAMTWRLFPIGIFPWVMSFSALLFFSPNWPLNARRFLKKRGIFPYGEIRNLIHSAWTKLPVQLRFDTAGIFLRILKILEKPNEWGRKLEDRIGNFRTKIGPGLGFWLWGAYVLFHILFPLRHFFYPGNHLWTEQGYRFAWHIMLIQKNGIASFRVVNLRTGETQFVLPENYLTELQKTMMSTQPDLILQFAHFLGNKEKKKTGDEIAVYAEVRVSLNGKKSSILIDPNRDLMKVKDDFSHKDWILQLE; the protein is encoded by the coding sequence ATGGGTTCCACCCCTAATCTCCTCGATAGGTTACGATTCGGGCTCCACAAAACTTCCCCTGCGTGGTCTCTCGGCGCCTTTCGATTCGGATTCGGAATCCTACTATTCGCTTTAGTTCTGCGTTATCTTTACCACGGTTGGGTCGCCAAGTATTTTCTCGAGCCCGAATTTCACTTCAAGTATTTCGGATTCTCCTGGGTTCCAGTTTTTCCAGGCTGGATATTGTATCCTATTTTTATAATACTCTGCATAGCGGCATTAGGAATCTGCCTGGGAGTGTTGTTTCGAACCAGCGTCCTAATTTATCTGATCGGATTCGTTTATTTTAATCTCTTGGACGTTTCCACTTATCTGAACCATTACTATCTGATCGCTTTACTCCTATGGATCCTACTCTGGACGGAAGCGAACTCCTGCTTTTCCGTCGCTCACTTTCTTGCGACCTATCGGAAGGGAAGATGGTCGATTCCTAGGGTTCCGAATTGGAATCTGTATCTTCTTAGATTTCAAATCGGATGCGTGTATTTTTTCGGAGGCATCGCGAAGTTAGTCCCGGATTGGATCCTAGACGCGCAACCTCTCAGGATATGGCTGGTAAGGAGCACCGATTTTCCTTTGATCGGAAGCTTCTTCTCCTATCCGATTGCAGGGTATATATTCAGTTACGGAGGAATCGTCTTCGATCTGCTGGTTCCTTTCTGCCTTCTCAAGTCCAAATTGAGACCCTGGGCCTACGGATTCGTTCTCATATTCCATGCGATGACGTGGAGATTGTTTCCGATCGGAATTTTTCCATGGGTCATGTCTTTTTCCGCACTGCTATTCTTCTCGCCGAATTGGCCCCTCAATGCCAGACGCTTTCTCAAAAAAAGGGGAATCTTTCCTTACGGGGAAATTCGGAACTTGATTCATTCCGCTTGGACCAAGCTGCCCGTACAACTTAGATTCGATACGGCTGGGATTTTTCTAAGAATTCTAAAAATATTAGAAAAACCGAATGAATGGGGGAGAAAACTCGAAGATAGAATCGGAAATTTCCGGACCAAAATCGGACCCGGGTTAGGCTTCTGGCTTTGGGGAGCTTACGTACTATTTCATATTCTCTTTCCCTTACGCCATTTTTTTTATCCGGGCAACCATCTCTGGACGGAACAGGGATACAGATTTGCCTGGCATATCATGTTGATCCAAAAAAACGGAATCGCATCCTTTCGAGTGGTTAATCTGAGGACGGGAGAGACTCAATTCGTCCTACCGGAGAATTATCTTACCGAATTGCAAAAAACGATGATGAGTACACAGCCGGATCTGATCCTTCAGTTCGCCCATTTTCTAGGAAATAAGGAAAAGAAGAAAACCGGGGACGAAATCGCGGTTTATGCGGAAGTTCGGGTTTCCTTGAACGGAAAGAAAAGCAGCATTCTCATCGATCCGAACCGGGACCTAATGAAGGTGAAAGACGATTTTTCTCATAAAGACTGGATCCTCCAGTTGGAGTAA